The following proteins are encoded in a genomic region of Rhizobium sp. ZPR4:
- a CDS encoding ROK family protein, which produces MKKVALAFDLGGTELRAALVDDMGSLLSFASLSTDAAGGPAAVIRQIELLAETVLAETPDLSPIGIGIGAPGPLDPDAGVVIAAPTLAGWHEVPLADILHHHFQLPVRLENDANAAALGEWRYGAGRGTGSMVFVTVSTGIGGGVIANGRILHGRRGLAAEIGHMTITSEGERCFCGAVGCFEAIASGTALGRRATARTRAFDGSMLRSLAADTDVTGRHVVDAARKGDALAVKLLNAEARWLGIGFTNLLHLYSPDVLVMGGGISHGFDLLHDQLVATVRERAMPAYRNVPIVAAQLGRHAGLIGAASLIFDGYGETGLRQMRLESADNPGTDMSAGKKEASNG; this is translated from the coding sequence GTGAAAAAGGTCGCTCTTGCATTCGATCTGGGTGGAACGGAGCTTCGCGCCGCGCTTGTCGATGACATGGGATCTCTTCTATCGTTCGCGTCCCTGTCGACGGATGCCGCCGGAGGTCCCGCCGCCGTCATCCGGCAGATCGAACTGCTGGCGGAAACCGTACTGGCGGAAACGCCCGATCTTTCTCCGATCGGGATCGGGATCGGCGCGCCCGGCCCGCTCGATCCGGACGCCGGTGTCGTCATTGCCGCCCCGACGCTGGCTGGATGGCATGAGGTTCCGCTGGCGGACATTCTCCACCACCACTTCCAGCTGCCCGTGCGGCTTGAAAACGACGCGAACGCCGCAGCGCTCGGCGAATGGCGATACGGCGCCGGTCGTGGTACGGGGTCGATGGTGTTCGTCACGGTATCGACCGGCATCGGCGGCGGCGTGATTGCCAACGGCCGGATTTTGCACGGCCGACGAGGCCTGGCCGCAGAGATCGGCCATATGACGATCACGAGCGAAGGTGAGCGATGCTTTTGTGGTGCCGTCGGCTGTTTTGAAGCCATTGCCTCCGGCACCGCGCTCGGCAGGCGGGCAACTGCCCGCACCAGGGCGTTCGACGGATCGATGCTGCGCAGCCTTGCCGCCGATACAGACGTAACCGGGCGACATGTCGTGGACGCTGCGCGAAAAGGCGACGCGCTGGCCGTGAAGCTGCTGAATGCAGAGGCGCGGTGGCTGGGGATAGGCTTTACCAACCTGCTTCACCTCTATTCCCCCGACGTGCTGGTCATGGGCGGTGGAATATCGCACGGCTTCGATCTTCTGCACGATCAACTGGTGGCAACGGTTCGCGAGCGCGCCATGCCCGCCTATCGCAATGTACCGATTGTTGCCGCACAGCTCGGACGGCATGCCGGGCTCATCGGCGCAGCCAGTCTCATCTTCGACGGCTACGGAGAGACCGGCCTTAGGCAGATGCGTTTAGAAAGCGCGGACAATCCTGGCACAGATATGTCCGCCGGTAAAAAGGAGGCCAGCAATGGCTAA
- a CDS encoding heparin lyase I family protein — protein sequence MMTSRTLQLAFILLGLGAFDESRAIAQEAAPPLLGGFADLCAVDSEHPSKLWKISSRLDSASWRSRIACDLSSPSRPILRITVHPGDAPDQSVGDAPTERVEIQIKKEVIKFDEPTWYHFAFRLEAPWQGLGNRTVIHQVKQNIPTEETKPLGACQAANPLFKIEAIPSETGANFVAKVRGSADCNAGESKIICGPWHLNIGDWNDVNVMLKPSLQEGASSLQVYLNGRACDTSYTGRLGFLDHGMRHQDGRPFIDVQPRFGIYRDTLPDIVQSIDFADIQFWSTDPSSDPAWSKLAVSTK from the coding sequence ATGATGACCTCGAGAACCCTGCAGCTTGCCTTCATTTTATTAGGCCTAGGCGCTTTCGATGAATCGCGCGCCATAGCACAGGAAGCAGCGCCGCCGCTTTTGGGTGGCTTTGCTGACTTATGCGCCGTCGACAGCGAGCATCCATCGAAGCTCTGGAAGATCAGCAGCAGGCTGGACTCTGCCTCATGGAGATCGCGTATCGCTTGCGATCTCTCATCTCCTTCCAGGCCGATCTTGCGTATCACGGTGCATCCCGGTGATGCACCCGACCAGAGTGTCGGTGACGCGCCGACCGAACGAGTGGAAATCCAAATCAAGAAAGAGGTTATCAAATTCGATGAGCCGACGTGGTACCATTTTGCCTTTCGGCTCGAAGCCCCGTGGCAAGGGCTCGGCAACCGCACCGTCATCCATCAGGTAAAGCAAAACATTCCAACGGAAGAGACGAAGCCACTTGGAGCCTGCCAAGCGGCAAACCCATTGTTCAAAATCGAAGCCATACCATCGGAAACAGGGGCGAACTTCGTTGCCAAGGTGCGGGGAAGCGCCGACTGCAACGCCGGTGAGTCCAAGATCATCTGTGGTCCCTGGCACCTCAATATCGGTGACTGGAATGATGTGAATGTGATGCTGAAGCCGAGCTTACAGGAGGGAGCAAGCTCGCTGCAGGTCTATCTCAACGGACGCGCCTGCGACACCTCCTACACGGGGCGCCTCGGCTTTCTCGATCACGGTATGCGGCATCAAGACGGCCGCCCATTCATTGATGTTCAACCGCGCTTTGGGATCTATAGGGACACTTTGCCCGATATCGTGCAATCCATTGATTTTGCGGATATCCAGTTCTGGTCGACTGATCCTTCCAGTGATCCCGCTTGGTCGAAACTGGCAGTATCCACCAAATAG
- a CDS encoding alpha/beta hydrolase encodes MAKKLFKRDDAELAVYEDGRGLPVVFQHGLGGDEMQVAQNVPAAAIHRLTLECRGHGASALGNARPFSIRMFAEDVLAATTAYGFDRFIVGGISMGAAIALHFAHHHPHRVAGLVLVRPAWTFEASPDNLAPIRMVAALILSNQIEEAKRRFVSSEIGRRIASEAPDNFSSLLGYFDRPDAAAFASVLADIAADGPDVPQAAAAALAVPTLIIGNQHDAIHPLSRAQALANVIPRAGFVEVTAKAIDKNRHFAEVQDAIAHFLAPKTIRSFVPT; translated from the coding sequence ATGGCAAAGAAATTGTTCAAGCGCGACGATGCGGAACTTGCCGTCTATGAGGATGGACGGGGGCTTCCGGTCGTCTTCCAGCATGGTCTTGGCGGCGATGAGATGCAGGTGGCGCAGAATGTCCCCGCAGCGGCTATTCACCGACTGACGCTGGAGTGCCGTGGACATGGTGCATCCGCGCTCGGCAATGCCCGGCCCTTTTCGATCCGTATGTTTGCCGAGGACGTTTTGGCCGCGACCACCGCATACGGATTTGACCGCTTCATCGTCGGCGGTATTTCGATGGGCGCGGCCATTGCCCTGCATTTTGCCCATCATCACCCCCACCGGGTCGCCGGGCTCGTTCTCGTGCGCCCCGCCTGGACCTTCGAGGCATCGCCGGACAATCTCGCGCCGATCCGCATGGTAGCTGCCCTGATCCTCTCCAACCAGATCGAGGAGGCCAAAAGGCGTTTTGTCTCCTCCGAAATAGGGCGACGAATTGCCTCCGAGGCGCCGGACAATTTCTCCTCCCTGCTTGGCTACTTCGACAGGCCGGATGCTGCCGCCTTTGCATCGGTACTGGCTGATATCGCTGCAGACGGACCGGATGTGCCGCAGGCCGCTGCCGCCGCTCTCGCCGTGCCCACCCTGATCATCGGCAACCAGCACGACGCAATCCATCCGCTCTCCCGTGCACAAGCGCTCGCCAATGTCATTCCCCGCGCAGGCTTTGTCGAAGTCACGGCCAAGGCTATCGATAAAAACAGGCACTTTGCCGAAGTCCAAGACGCCATTGCGCATTTTCTAGCACCCAAAACAATCCGGAGCTTCGTTCCAACATGA
- a CDS encoding ribulose-phosphate 3-epimerase, whose protein sequence is MTSRPLSGPAAIAALPRNRLLGEFSLWSADLANMEADLKRIEAYVDLHHIDVADARFTPGFLFFPDFVARIAKSTAKPIHVHLMVEAEIVEEQTRQFIEAGADLISVHAENGDAGLRAIALAKELGAEAGVVLRLETPVSAIEPFIDHVAFVTLLGTSIGVKGQSLSEKACDRLIEARSLLRKAGREEQVILAADGGIREQTVPLLRQAGAQTVVLGSLAFGDKDLGARIAWLHGLESRVS, encoded by the coding sequence ATGACGTCCAGACCCCTTTCCGGCCCGGCGGCCATCGCGGCGCTTCCCCGCAACAGACTTCTCGGCGAATTCTCGCTCTGGTCTGCCGATCTTGCCAATATGGAAGCCGATCTCAAACGCATCGAAGCCTATGTCGATCTGCATCATATCGATGTCGCCGATGCACGCTTTACGCCCGGCTTTCTGTTTTTCCCGGATTTTGTCGCACGCATCGCCAAGTCGACCGCCAAGCCGATCCATGTGCATCTCATGGTCGAGGCTGAAATCGTCGAGGAGCAGACGCGCCAATTCATTGAGGCGGGCGCGGATTTGATCAGCGTCCATGCTGAAAACGGCGATGCCGGCTTGCGCGCAATTGCGCTTGCCAAAGAGCTGGGTGCCGAAGCCGGCGTGGTGCTGCGGCTGGAAACACCCGTTTCGGCAATCGAACCTTTCATCGATCACGTAGCCTTCGTGACGCTGCTCGGAACCTCGATCGGCGTCAAGGGACAAAGCCTTTCCGAAAAGGCCTGCGACCGGTTGATCGAGGCTCGTTCCCTCCTGAGGAAGGCAGGTCGCGAGGAGCAGGTGATCCTGGCGGCCGATGGCGGCATTCGGGAACAAACGGTGCCACTCCTGCGCCAAGCCGGAGCTCAGACCGTGGTTCTCGGATCGCTGGCATTCGGCGACAAGGACCTCGGCGCCCGGATCGCCTGGCTGCATGGATTGGAGAGCCGGGTTTCGTGA
- a CDS encoding helix-turn-helix domain-containing protein, whose product MSSAGLIALDNGCRGAAAGLLLMMAAVFLRHRPVEFIRAALTAAGAASAIIDAPGLPSEWHWARLPLIALSSSGSVAFWLWARVVFDDDFVFRPWHRDVWIALVSLTLIASYGIVAGSAASAINRILTLANLSFGLLAVMQTIASWRMDLVAGRRRLRVAVLMGTLAYIAVNAIANLSSVAILTWSAAARNLANGLGLCLLAALAGWSVFRTASLDQTVTPERAATSASRLSSAPIGTDGGPGIEPALLGRLERLMTSERIYRREGLTIGSLAALMSLPEYRLRQIINEGLGYRNFNAFLNRYRIDEAKMALADPSQKDVSILTIAMDAGFQSLGPFNRAFKAETGLTPTEFRRQALLRGLAGPHNEARNFTIGKPR is encoded by the coding sequence ATGAGCAGCGCGGGTCTCATCGCTCTCGATAACGGCTGTCGCGGCGCGGCCGCAGGTTTGCTGCTGATGATGGCTGCCGTTTTTCTGCGCCATCGCCCCGTGGAATTCATTCGCGCCGCCTTGACTGCGGCGGGTGCCGCCTCCGCGATTATCGACGCGCCGGGTTTACCGTCGGAGTGGCACTGGGCAAGGCTACCACTCATTGCACTCTCATCGAGCGGCTCGGTCGCCTTCTGGCTCTGGGCACGGGTGGTTTTCGACGACGATTTTGTCTTTCGGCCCTGGCATCGCGATGTCTGGATCGCTCTGGTAAGCCTGACGCTGATAGCTTCCTATGGCATCGTAGCAGGCTCCGCTGCCTCGGCGATCAATCGGATTCTTACGCTCGCCAATCTCAGCTTCGGGCTGCTCGCAGTGATGCAGACGATTGCGAGTTGGCGAATGGATCTGGTTGCCGGGCGGCGGCGATTGCGCGTCGCCGTACTGATGGGGACGCTTGCTTATATCGCGGTCAATGCGATCGCCAATCTCTCGTCCGTGGCCATCCTGACATGGTCTGCCGCGGCGCGAAACCTCGCCAACGGGCTTGGTCTTTGCTTGCTGGCGGCGCTTGCTGGCTGGAGCGTGTTCCGCACGGCCTCGCTCGATCAGACAGTTACCCCTGAACGGGCCGCTACATCCGCCAGCAGGCTCTCTTCTGCCCCGATCGGAACGGACGGCGGTCCGGGAATTGAACCGGCACTTCTCGGTCGCCTGGAACGCTTGATGACGAGCGAGCGCATATATCGCCGTGAAGGACTGACTATCGGCTCTCTCGCCGCGCTGATGAGTCTGCCGGAATATCGCTTGCGTCAAATCATCAACGAAGGTCTTGGCTACCGCAATTTCAACGCCTTCCTCAACCGGTATCGGATCGATGAAGCCAAGATGGCTCTGGCTGATCCCAGCCAAAAGGACGTGTCGATCCTGACGATCGCCATGGATGCCGGCTTCCAGTCGCTCGGCCCGTTCAACCGAGCCTTCAAGGCAGAAACAGGCCTGACGCCGACCGAATTTCGTCGGCAGGCTCTTCTTCGGGGGCTTGCTGGGCCACACAACGAAGCAAGGAATTTTACAATCGGCAAGCCGCGATGA
- a CDS encoding GntR family transcriptional regulator, with the protein MPLYKQLKSAIEAAIRSHAFKSGSVLPGERSLAETLSLSRVTVRKALAMLEEEGMLSRRQGARSEIGSRVEKSLSTLTSFSEDLRARGMEPGCVWISKQLSRPSPTEMMALGISANAQVLRMRRVRTADGAPIAVEHAAVPVRFLPSPSLVGDSLYEALAERGFLPRRAVQRMRARAATPEDAQHLRCEPGAPILTTERRCFLADGEIVEYCETRYKGEVYDFVFELQR; encoded by the coding sequence ATGCCGCTCTATAAGCAGCTGAAGAGCGCGATCGAAGCCGCCATCCGCAGCCACGCCTTCAAATCTGGCTCGGTATTGCCGGGCGAGCGATCGCTTGCCGAAACCCTCTCCCTGTCGCGCGTCACAGTTCGAAAAGCGCTCGCCATGCTGGAGGAGGAAGGCATGCTGAGCCGACGGCAGGGCGCACGCAGCGAGATCGGCTCGCGCGTCGAAAAATCGCTCTCGACACTGACCAGTTTCTCCGAAGACCTGCGCGCTCGTGGAATGGAGCCGGGTTGCGTCTGGATTTCCAAGCAATTAAGCCGACCCTCGCCGACCGAAATGATGGCACTCGGCATTTCGGCCAATGCACAGGTCCTGCGAATGCGCCGCGTGCGGACGGCCGATGGCGCGCCGATCGCCGTCGAACATGCCGCCGTACCCGTGCGCTTCCTCCCCTCGCCTTCGCTGGTCGGCGATTCCCTCTACGAAGCGCTGGCCGAACGCGGCTTCCTCCCAAGGCGTGCCGTTCAGCGGATGCGGGCGCGCGCCGCGACACCGGAGGATGCGCAGCATCTGCGCTGCGAGCCCGGCGCGCCAATTCTGACGACCGAGCGGCGGTGCTTTCTCGCCGACGGAGAAATCGTCGAATATTGCGAGACGCGCTACAAGGGCGAGGTCTATGATTTCGTCTTCGAACTGCAGAGATAA
- a CDS encoding serine hydrolase: MNVPIKDRFVLSAMLSLCALVASAYLRPAQAQDTDNSVWPTKEWLTSTPEEQGMDSAALAKLVAYGESHSFDSLLVVRHGRIVTEAYYAPYSGGIPHEIFSSTKAITGTLLGMVYKDGLLDRLDHPVLDFFADRHVANVDDRKKAITVQNLLDMTSGLDWDQGFEGGTQRTMQDMYRASNLTQFILDRPMAHPPGEVFNYSNGNPDLVSAIITRLTGKPEEDYARERLFAPLGIADLHWDRDPQGLTIGDGMLFLLPRDMAKFGYLYLHHGEWEGRQLLPAGWADVLNHRIVNTHASYDPSQSYSNFFWILPERHVYMANGKDGQNIAVFPDLDIVVVTTARKYVPLRRLADSVASAVKSGSALPPNPNAAEQLANTVKDAAVEKPTAIGPTPEMASISSGKTYKFPDNDLELRSLTLFLTDPHPYVEYEQYLHYPAGSSFRQDVPIGLDGLYRKGLPALSGHYPGHIPATKGRWLDGQTFVIDMQDIGYGTQIKYVLSFNGDKLNIRRIDEEGWELSADGKRDD, encoded by the coding sequence ATGAACGTGCCAATCAAAGACCGCTTCGTCTTGAGTGCGATGTTGAGCCTATGCGCTCTGGTCGCTTCCGCTTACCTCAGGCCTGCTCAGGCGCAGGACACAGATAATTCGGTGTGGCCGACCAAAGAATGGCTGACCTCCACGCCGGAAGAACAGGGCATGGATTCCGCCGCACTTGCCAAGCTTGTCGCCTATGGGGAAAGTCATAGTTTTGACAGCCTGCTCGTCGTGCGTCATGGGCGCATTGTCACTGAAGCCTATTATGCGCCCTACTCTGGGGGTATCCCGCACGAGATATTTTCCTCCACAAAGGCGATTACCGGCACGCTTCTCGGCATGGTCTACAAGGACGGCCTGCTCGACCGTCTCGATCATCCCGTACTCGACTTCTTCGCTGACCGGCATGTCGCGAATGTGGATGATCGCAAGAAGGCGATCACGGTTCAAAACCTTCTGGATATGACGTCCGGCCTCGATTGGGATCAGGGGTTTGAGGGAGGTACACAGCGAACAATGCAGGATATGTACCGAGCTTCCAATTTGACCCAATTCATTCTTGATCGACCCATGGCGCATCCGCCAGGAGAGGTTTTCAACTATAGCAACGGCAACCCGGATCTCGTTTCGGCGATCATCACCCGGCTTACCGGCAAGCCCGAAGAGGATTATGCGCGGGAAAGGCTCTTTGCCCCCTTGGGCATTGCCGATTTGCACTGGGACCGCGATCCCCAAGGTCTGACAATCGGAGACGGGATGCTGTTCTTGCTGCCGCGCGACATGGCAAAGTTCGGCTATCTGTATTTGCATCACGGTGAATGGGAGGGAAGGCAACTTCTTCCAGCCGGCTGGGCGGATGTTTTGAACCACAGGATCGTGAACACTCATGCATCATACGATCCCAGCCAGAGCTACTCCAACTTCTTCTGGATATTGCCCGAACGGCACGTTTACATGGCGAACGGCAAGGATGGTCAGAATATAGCGGTGTTTCCTGATCTGGATATCGTAGTGGTGACCACCGCCAGGAAATATGTCCCACTCCGCCGTCTGGCCGATAGCGTTGCTTCGGCGGTCAAGTCCGGGTCGGCGCTTCCCCCAAACCCGAACGCGGCCGAACAGCTTGCCAATACGGTCAAAGATGCCGCGGTCGAGAAACCAACAGCCATTGGCCCAACCCCGGAGATGGCCTCCATCAGTTCCGGAAAGACTTATAAATTTCCTGACAACGACCTGGAGTTAAGATCGCTTACTCTGTTTCTGACCGATCCCCATCCGTATGTCGAATATGAGCAGTATTTGCATTATCCAGCCGGCTCTTCATTCAGGCAAGACGTACCGATCGGACTTGACGGGCTCTATCGCAAGGGCCTGCCGGCGCTTTCCGGCCACTATCCGGGTCACATCCCCGCCACCAAAGGGAGGTGGCTGGATGGGCAGACATTCGTGATCGACATGCAAGACATAGGATACGGCACGCAGATCAAATACGTCCTGTCGTTCAACGGTGACAAGCTCAATATTCGGCGTATCGATGAGGAAGGTTGGGAACTGTCCGCTGATGGTAAACGGGATGATTGA
- a CDS encoding L,D-transpeptidase, which yields MASTAAHAQEWRYLPDYGDEPDGGYVAPRYLREAPPRYRDDPRLDDGYYYRGDPYNDDDDEDGDYPPRPRPRQQASIDRNAVSPQFSPGLKDDKRASLAQSPIPRAVVRFSGYDPGTIVISTKEKRLYLVLDDGTALKYGIGVGKQGFAWKGTETISRKAEWPGWTPPKEMIARRPELPDHMEGGLNNPLGARALYLGSTLYRIHGTNEPNSIGKAVSSGCIRMANPDVMDLYGRVGVGTKVVVL from the coding sequence ATGGCAAGCACTGCCGCGCATGCGCAGGAATGGAGATATCTGCCGGACTATGGCGACGAGCCGGACGGCGGCTATGTCGCTCCGCGCTATCTGCGGGAAGCGCCGCCGCGCTATCGCGACGATCCGCGTCTCGACGATGGCTATTACTATCGGGGCGACCCCTATAACGACGATGACGATGAGGACGGCGATTACCCGCCACGCCCTCGTCCACGGCAACAGGCTTCGATCGATCGGAATGCGGTATCTCCCCAATTCAGTCCGGGCCTGAAGGACGACAAGCGGGCCAGTCTGGCGCAATCGCCGATCCCGCGCGCGGTTGTGCGCTTCTCCGGCTACGACCCCGGCACGATCGTCATCTCGACCAAGGAAAAGCGCCTCTATCTCGTGCTCGACGACGGAACTGCCCTCAAATACGGCATCGGCGTCGGCAAGCAGGGCTTCGCCTGGAAGGGCACGGAGACGATCAGCCGCAAGGCGGAGTGGCCCGGTTGGACACCACCCAAGGAAATGATCGCCCGCCGCCCCGAATTGCCTGACCATATGGAGGGTGGCCTCAACAATCCCCTCGGAGCAAGAGCGCTTTATCTCGGTTCCACCCTCTACCGCATCCACGGCACCAATGAGCCGAACTCGATCGGCAAGGCGGTGTCTTCCGGCTGCATTCGCATGGCAAATCCCGATGTCATGGATCTCTATGGCCGGGTCGGCGTGGGAACGAAGGTCGTCGTGCTCTGA
- the ugpC gene encoding sn-glycerol-3-phosphate ABC transporter ATP-binding protein UgpC, translating to MANLKLRSAHKSYGALEVIKGIDLDVDDREFVVFVGPSGCGKSTLLRMIAGLEKITGGDLMIDGTRSNDIDPSQRGLAMVFQSYALYPHMTVAENMGFALRIAGVSTGERDQKVREAAKILELTHLLDRRPKDLSGGQRQRVAIGRAIVRNPKIFLFDEPLSNLDAALRVNMRLELMRLHDELAATMIYVTHDQIEAMTMADKIVVLNSGRIEQVGSPLALYNNPANIFVAGFIGSPKMNLLPATAETIGPDGISVALGGGSTMTVPVFSEKVKVGSKLTLGIRPEHIRIGQGDQFTGQVVLAERLGGLTIFHVATASGHSLVVQTEGADNTPLHTPISLHIDPGMCHLFDDEGKSLAKLN from the coding sequence ATGGCTAATCTCAAGCTCCGCAGCGCTCACAAATCCTACGGCGCCCTCGAGGTCATCAAGGGCATCGATCTGGATGTGGACGACCGTGAGTTCGTCGTTTTCGTCGGCCCTTCCGGCTGCGGAAAATCGACACTTCTGCGCATGATTGCCGGTCTGGAAAAAATAACCGGCGGCGATCTGATGATCGATGGCACCCGTTCGAACGATATCGATCCGTCGCAACGTGGTCTGGCGATGGTGTTCCAATCCTACGCGCTCTACCCACACATGACAGTCGCGGAAAATATGGGCTTTGCGTTGAGAATTGCCGGTGTTTCGACAGGCGAGCGCGATCAGAAGGTCAGGGAAGCCGCAAAGATTCTGGAATTGACCCATCTGCTCGACCGCCGGCCGAAGGATCTGTCGGGCGGCCAGCGCCAGCGCGTAGCCATCGGCCGCGCGATCGTTCGCAATCCGAAGATCTTTCTGTTCGATGAACCGCTTTCCAATCTCGACGCGGCCCTACGCGTCAACATGCGGCTGGAGCTGATGCGCTTGCACGATGAGCTGGCCGCAACGATGATCTATGTCACCCACGACCAGATCGAGGCGATGACCATGGCCGACAAGATCGTCGTCTTGAACAGTGGCCGCATCGAGCAGGTCGGCTCGCCACTTGCTCTTTACAATAATCCTGCAAACATCTTCGTAGCCGGCTTCATCGGTTCACCGAAAATGAACCTGCTGCCGGCAACGGCTGAGACCATCGGCCCAGATGGCATATCCGTGGCATTGGGTGGCGGGAGCACCATGACCGTTCCGGTCTTTTCCGAAAAGGTGAAGGTAGGGTCAAAACTGACACTTGGAATCCGCCCCGAACATATCCGTATCGGCCAAGGCGATCAGTTTACAGGACAGGTCGTGCTTGCAGAGCGGCTTGGGGGTCTGACGATCTTTCACGTCGCTACCGCATCGGGTCATTCGCTTGTCGTCCAGACAGAAGGCGCCGACAACACCCCACTCCATACACCGATCTCACTCCATATCGATCCGGGCATGTGTCATCTCTTCGACGATGAGGGAAAATCGCTCGCCAAGCTGAATTGA
- a CDS encoding sugar phosphate isomerase/epimerase encodes MQIGIFAKTFPGTEPLGVLSAVRDGGYACAQFNLACCGLPSMPDAVSETTIAAVRSAVGATGISLAALSGTYNMAHPDIAVRRTGLTQLAVVIETAAALSIPLVTLCTGTRDPNDQWAHHPDNGDPSAWADMAAEMSKALELAERHGVDLGIEPEQANIVTSAGDARRLIDEMGSRRLRIVLDPANLFEQATPAQARAIVAEAIETSAGYIALAHAKDRHGDGRFATAGQGVVDFADFIARLRSVNFDGPLVTHGLSASEAPGVAGFLKALI; translated from the coding sequence ATGCAGATCGGGATCTTCGCCAAGACCTTTCCCGGAACGGAGCCGCTCGGCGTTCTCTCGGCAGTGCGCGACGGCGGTTACGCATGCGCGCAGTTCAATCTCGCCTGCTGCGGTCTCCCGTCCATGCCCGACGCCGTTTCGGAAACGACGATCGCAGCGGTTCGCTCGGCCGTCGGCGCGACAGGCATCTCGCTTGCCGCCCTATCGGGCACCTACAACATGGCTCACCCCGATATTGCAGTACGCCGGACCGGCCTTACCCAGCTCGCCGTCGTCATCGAAACGGCGGCGGCACTTTCCATTCCGCTGGTGACGCTTTGCACCGGAACACGCGACCCGAACGACCAATGGGCTCATCATCCCGACAATGGCGATCCTTCCGCCTGGGCCGACATGGCGGCCGAAATGTCGAAGGCTCTGGAGCTGGCGGAACGGCATGGCGTCGATCTCGGCATCGAGCCGGAGCAGGCCAATATCGTCACATCGGCAGGCGATGCGCGGCGGCTGATCGACGAGATGGGATCGCGGCGGCTGCGCATCGTGCTCGATCCCGCCAATCTCTTCGAACAGGCGACGCCGGCACAGGCGCGGGCAATCGTCGCAGAGGCGATCGAAACCTCAGCCGGTTACATCGCGCTGGCGCATGCCAAGGATCGCCACGGCGATGGCCGCTTCGCAACCGCGGGGCAAGGGGTGGTGGATTTCGCCGATTTCATCGCGCGGCTGCGCTCCGTGAATTTCGACGGCCCGCTCGTGACGCATGGTCTTTCGGCTTCCGAAGCACCCGGCGTCGCAGGCTTCCTCAAGGCATTGATCTGA